The DNA window AAGTTGGCTTATAAGGTGATAAAGAGATTAGTTAGAGATAAAATACTTATGAGCGTGACAGAGGGAACGAATGTTGTTTATATTATACATCCTAACTGTGCTATTTTAGACTTTTTTGAAAGGGATTAATGCTAGCTATTAGGTGGTGTTAATCATAGttgtattttcttttctttcttttttttttttttttttttttaatttgtttatatgGTTGTATTATATATTCTATGTActtttagttttgtttatttgatCTAATTTGACTCTGAATGTTGTTTGATTTGGGATTCCGGTTTTTTCCCTTTTTATATCAATCCATTCTGTAGGCACGGTATTTTGGGCACAATCATGACAGTGTTCAACAAAAGCTTTCGAATTGGGGAACATTCGTTGGCAAGACCGACACCATCCTGGATCCTCACCTGGATTCAAAGCAGCAATAGGTTGTTTATCCTTAACATAATGTATCAATCGTAAATGTCTTTTCAATACGTCTAGTCTATTGAATGCACCGTTCTTTTTATGGCATGTAGGGTCATTCTTCCAATAGGGACACTTGTACTGAGGCTCTGCGTGAGATTTTGAATGTCTAGTTAAATCGGAATGTCTAGCAAACGCCCAAGTACACCCTGGATGCGTGCATACATATGGTTTAACGGGTTTCTTTGGTAGTATCTTTTTTGGCTTATCTCGTCTGAAAACTATAACTGGCGGGGATGATCGGGTTGATACTTGTGATTCTAACTGAGACAGTATCTTTGACTGTAGCGGGATTGTTTCTTCGATTGGTTTTTGTTCCTGGTGTTGATACTGCAGTTCCTGACTATGTAACTGGTAAGGGATGTATGTACTTGATGATTGTGTCTCTGACGGCTTTCCTTCCGACATGTTAGGTATTGGCAAAGTAGACCCACTTGGAAGTGTTTGCTGGTTAGGTTCTCcttttaatttaatcaCTTTTTGTTCCTGTTTAGCCATTGCGATTGAATAGAATTACGCCGCTTTCAATGAGGATTGACATTTCCCAGTTAGATGActtatgtttttttttttttggttgtgtAGTAGTTCTCCCACGCAATAAGAAAATTTCCGTTACTCATTCACAGTGTTGGTCTCATGCGCCATGCGCCCACATTAGATTTACGGTTCTTTCCATTCttacaatttattattcatgTCATTagtatttttcttcttcttcacaTTATGTAAATTTTAGTAATTgtacaaaacaaaaatcatttctttAGAATTGATGTATTTTCCTACGATGTGATTTATCGGATATTCAATTTACAGGTAAATTGATAGTGCCATTATTGTGTTTTTTTCATACTTCCAGAATAAACCTAATGAATAATTGAATGTTAAGAACTCCCTCAAACACCTGCATATAGCCAACAAATAAAACGAGGGGATGATGAAATCAACTTTTGATTGCTTCGGTTGCCTTGCCCTCAACTTCCTTGCTCCAGgtatataaattaatttcaacttttgaaatagtttttctttttctatcAATTCTCCcttatttataatttgggTACATCTTAAcattt is part of the Candida dubliniensis CD36 chromosome R, complete sequence genome and encodes:
- a CDS encoding zinc finger-containing transcription factor, putative (Similar to S. cerevisiae STP1), with the translated sequence MAKQEQKVIKLKGEPNQQTLPSGSTLPIPNMSEGKPSETQSSSTYIPYQLHSQESQYQHQEQKPIEETIPLQSKISSQLESQVSTRSSPPVIVFRRDKPKKILPKKPVKPYVCTHPGCTWAFARHSDLTRHSKSHAEPQYKCPYWKNDPTCHKKNGAFNRLDVLKRHLRLIHYVKDKQPIAALNPGEDPGWCRSCQRMFPNSKAFVEHCHDCAQNTVPTEWIDIKREKTGIPNQTTFRVKLDQINKTKST